The following coding sequences are from one Odontesthes bonariensis isolate fOdoBon6 chromosome 10, fOdoBon6.hap1, whole genome shotgun sequence window:
- the ano11 gene encoding anoctamin-7, which yields MLRKSSEVPRGDREVLLEMDNGCETQTIHGYGSLQNGVFIPPRYFSAAAANEDVDGYDPIYVHCNTRSDQTVPLLGNYFRDGRTKIDFVLVWEVRSRRKRRGKVKSEVISREGEPAPTDESSRSERRKAQLAQWREKFVQNLQSSGLVMEKEETANEKKTIYFLKLSVPWDVLVYYAEELCLRAPLQAQPHLDLNTSALVLKRLCIPNVLMESVPNRPLDYYTCAFRKSKMNRFLGCEDREKFFTNTQRHRVVHEILARTVYGKRKRGEVGVDRLVHEGAYTAAFPLHEGPFQLQSYEIRPDELNQRQVLYFYWARWCKWYKYQPLDHIREYFGEKIALYFAWLGFYTAWLLPAAVVGTLVFVSGVMSMGTNTPAKEICNSGANYLMCPLCKTCEAWNMSDICTMAKLGYLFDHPGTVFFSVFMSFWAVTFLEYWKRKMATLAHHWDCMDFHEEEERPRPEFAAMAPSVEENPVTGVKEPYFPEKARLSRMFTGSMVIILMLCVVIIFLVTVVMCRGIISVMMYHTGSPVLRTEAGTIANISGSIVNLGLILLMGQVYTALAEQLTKWEMHRTQTQYDNAFIFKVFIFQFVNFYSSPFYVAFFKGRFVGYPSNYGTLFGMRNEDCGPGGCLVELAEQLFIIMVGKQLINNIQEFIIPKVKAWRQKRTLASVLGGKASHEPQRWEEDYQLVECGGLFEEYLEMVLQFGFITIFVAAFPLAPLFALLNNWVEIRLDAHKFACEYRRPVAERAQNIGVWFNILEGLSHLSVIANAFLIAFTSDFLPRLLYQLKFDNDLHGYVNFTLAYAPLNYTEPPMCRYKAFRDNNGNYTLFYWELLAVRLGFIIAFEHFVFFVLRAIDWIVPDVPGSLELKIKRERYLAKQALAENQEALLVSRGRGATCATPGTFSPASDVSFGLMS from the exons ATGTTGAGGAAGAGCTCGGAGGTGCCCCGGGGGGACAGAGAGGTCCTCCTGGAAATGGACAATGGGTGTGAAACACAAACCATACACGGCTATGGCAGTCTGCAGAATGGGGTCTTTATCCCACCACGATAT TTCTCAGCCGCTGCTGCCAATGAAGATGTGGATGGCTATGATCCCATTTATGTTCACTGTAATACAAGAAGTGACCAAACAGTTCCACTGCTGGGAAACTACTTCAGAGATGGAAGGACTAAAATTG ACTTTGTGCTGGTATGGGAGGTTCGCTCAAGGAGGAAGCGGCGAGGGAAGGTGAAAAGTGAGGTGATCAGTAGGGAGGGAGAACCTGCTCCCACTGACGAGAGCAGCAGGTCTGAACGCAGGAAAGCACAGCTGGCACAGTGGAGGGAGAAGTTTGTCCAGAATCTGCAAAGTTCTGGATTAGTCATGGAAAAA GAGGAAACAGCaaatgagaagaaaacaatCTATTTTCTTAAACTTAGTGTTCCCTGGGATGTGTTGGTGTATTATGCTGAGGAACTGTGCCTTAGAGCTCCACTGCAG GCACAGCCACATCTGGACTTAAACACATCTGCTCTGGTCCTGAAAAGACTATGCATACCTAATGTATTGATGGAGTCAGTGCCCAACAGGCCGCTGGACTATTACACATGTGCCTTTCGCAAGTCAAAGATGAACAG ATTCCTTGGATGTGAAGACCGTGAGAAATtcttcacaaacacacagaggcaCCGTGTT GTGCATGAGATTCTTGCCCGGACAGTGTACGGCAAAAGGAAGAGGGGTGAAGTTGGTGTGGACAGACTGGTACATGAGGGTGCCTACACAGCAGCTTTCCCCCTGCACGAG GGCCCTTTTCAGCTGCAAAGTTATGAGATCCGTCCCGATGAGCTGAACCAGAGGCAAGTTCTTTACTTCTACTGGGCACGTTGGTGTAAATGGTACAAGTATCAACCACTGGACCACATCAGGGAGTACTTTGGAGAGAAGATTGCTCTCTACTTTGCATGGCTGG GTTTCTACACAGCCTGGCTTCTGCCAGCGGCTGTGGTTGGAACCCTTGTCTTTGTGTCTGGAGTCATGTCCATGGGTACCAACACGCCAGC GAAGGAAATCTGTAACAGTGGAGCAAATTATCTGATGTGTCCACTCTGTAAAACGTGTGAGGCCTGGAACATGTCTGATATCTGCACCATGGCTAAG CTGGGCTACCTGTTTGACCACCCGGGTACAGTGTTCTTCAGTGTATTCATGTCATTCTGGGCTGTAACCTTTCTGGAGTACTGGAAGCGAAAGATGGCTACTCTGGCTCATCACTGGGATTGCATGGACTTCCACGAGGAAGAG GAGCGTCCTCGGCCAGAGTTTGCAGCCATGGCACCGAGTGTGGAGGAAAATCCGGTGACCGGGGTTAAAGAGCCTTACTTTCCGGAAAAGGCCAGGTTGTCTCGTATGTTCACTGGCTCCATGGTCATCATATTAATG TTGTGTGTGGTGATAATCTTCCTGGTGACTGTGGTCATGTGCCGCGGTATCATCAGTGTGATGATGTATCACACTGGGAGCCCTGTGCTGCGGACagag GCAGGGACCATAGCCAACATCTCCGGCAGTATTGTAAATCTGGGCCTCATCCTGTTGATGGGACAGGTCTACACCGCATTAGCTGAGCAGCTCACTAAATGGG AGATGCACAGAACACAAACCCAGTATGACAATGCGTTCATCTTCAAAGTCTTCATCTTCCAGTTTGTCAACTTTTACTCATCTCCTTTCTACGTGGCTTTCTTTAAGGGGAG GTTTGTGGGTTACCCTTCCAACTATGGAACCTTGTTTGGGATGAGAAATGAAGAT TGTGGTCCTGGTGGTTGCCTCGTTGAACTAGCTGAACAACTCTTCATCATAATGGTTGGGAAGCAGCTCATCAACAACATCCAGGAGTTCATTATACC CAAAGTGAAGGCCTGGCGTCAGAAGAGAACTTTGGCCAGTGTGCTGGGGGGTAAAGCATCCCATGAGCCTCAGCGCTGGGAGGAAGACTACCAGCTGGTGGAGTGTGGGGGTCTGTTTGAAGAATATCTGGAAATGG TGCTGCAGTTTGGGTTCATTACCATTTTCGTGGCGGCGTTCCCCCTCGCTCCGCTCTTTGCACTCCTCAACAACTGGGTGGAGATCCGCCTGGACGCCCACAAGTTTGCGTGCGAGTACCGCCGGCCTGTAGCTGAACGTGCGCAAAACATCGGAGTCTGGTTCAACATACTGGAGGGCTTGTCACATCTGTCTGTTATTGCAAAT GCTTTCCTAATAGCCTTCACATCAGATTTTTTACCTCGCCTGCTCTACCAGCTCAAGTTTGATAATGATCTCCACGGATATGTCAACTTCACCTTGGCCTACGCTCCACTAAATTACACAGAGCCCCCCATGTGCAG ATATAAAGCATTCAGAGACAACAATGGAAACTACACTCTCTTCTACTGGGAACTTCTTGCTGTCCGACTTGGTTTTATCATTGCATTTGAG CATTTTGTCTTCTTTGTACTGCGAGCCATTGACTGGATCGTACCTGATGTCCCGGGGTCCTTGGAGCTGAAGATCAAGAGGGAGCGATACCTGGCAAAGCAAGCTCTGGCTGAAAATCAGGAGGCTCTGCTGGTGAGTCGAGGCCGAGGGGCCACCTGTGCCACTCCAGGCACCTTCAGCCCAG CAAGCGACGTGTCCTTTGGACTCATGAGTTAG